TTATTCAAGACCCATTTTTTTCAGTGCCTCAGTTGCTGTATCACTTTGTTTAGGAGCTTCATCAGGCAGATAAAGCATCACCCCACCTCTTACAGGTCTGATAATAATCTTTCCTTCCTGTGCAAGCCTATTAGTTACTTCGACTGGATTTTCTCCATCAAAATATTTTTTGAAAGCACTATTGAACCCTGAATATACAGAATGAATACCTTTATAACCTTCTCTCCTCAAACTTATAATTGCTTTTTTAACAAATTCCTCGTGACTTAATCTCTCCGACATATTTTTCTCCTTTCCTTTTGAGATTATTTATTATTTCTGACAGACTCTGATTCAAGCATATTTAAATTTCTCGGGGTTTGATCAATCTGTTCAACCACTGATATTTCTGAAGCACTTGTAATTCCGAGCTCACGGAATCTTCTGACCGAAGGCAGTACCCTTGTTTCTAATGATGCAACAGCTTTGTTGTATGCACCTATGGCCTTTTCAAGATTTACCCCTATATTTTCAAAATGCTGAATAAGAATATTCATTCTTTCATATAACTGCCTTCCTAAATCACTTATCACCTGAGCATTCTTTGTGAGTTGTTCCTGTCTCCATCCATATGCTATAGCTCTCAAGAGGGCAATAAAAGTAGTAGGTGTAGCAATAATAACTCGTTTTTTTATACCATCTTCTATCAGATTATTGTCAACTTCAAGTGCAGAACTGAGAAAAGATTCTCCTGGAATAAAAAGAACAACGAATTCAGGTGATTTCTGAAACTGGCTCCAGTATTCCTTCGATGAAAGTTTGTTCATATGGGTCCTAACCTGTTGCGCATGTTTTTCCATCTTTATCTTTCTTTCATCTTCTGTTTGAGCAGAAACAGCATCGAGATATGCTTCAAGAGATACCTTTGAATCAACAACTATCTCCCTCTCCATTGGTAAATGTACAATCATGTCAGGCCTTATTCTCCCCTTCTCTGTATCAATTGAATACTGTTCTGTAAAATCACAGTGTATTGACATACCTGAAAGTTCTGCAACCCGTTTAAGCTGCATCTCCCCCCATCTTCCTCTAACCTGAGGTTTTCGCAAGGCTGAAACAAGATTGCTCGTCTCCTTTTGTAGGTTTTCATGGGTTGAAGCGAGCGATCTTAATTGTTGTTCAAGACTGCCGTAAGCCTTATGCCTGTTTTCTTCAATCTGCCTGAACTGTTCTTCATACCTCTTGAGCATATCATGTAGAGGTTTTATCATGCCATCCATTGCTGCTTGATGCTCACCTAGTTTGCCTTTTGTATCAGTCACAACCTTCCCGAGATGTTCAGAGGCAAGTCTTAAGAAATCTTCACTGCTACTCTTTAAGGCGGCAGATGAGAGTGCATTAAATGTATCAGCCATTTCTGTCTTCATTAATTCGATGAGTGCTTTTTGTTCTTCAAAGCTCTTTTTCGCTTCATCAAGTCTGGTGAGGGATTCAACTTTTACCTTCCGTTCTGCATCAAGTTCATTTCTTATTTGCATGATTTCAGATTCTCTCTGCTGAATCTGTTGCCTTAATTCTTCGGTCCTAGCTTCTGCACTACTTGCACGTTTCTCTATCACGCTAATTTTTTCTGCATAGTCTCTCTGTAAACGGGAAGATGCTATAAACCATGCGATAATCCCACCAATTATTGCACCGACAATAAAATATAAAAATATTTCCATGTCTATCTCCTCTTAACCTTATATTATTTATATCATTTCATATACCCAAATTCTTCCGCCATTCCTTATCACATCAGTCCTTTTTACAAGACGTTTTTTATGAAGATTTAAAAGCCTTGTCCCGCTTGTGTTCATCTCAATTCCGAGTGCCTCGGATAGCTCCTTTGCTGTTATCGACCTTTTTTTAAAGATAAAATCAAGTGTAAGCCTGAGATAGTTATTAAGTTCACCGATAAGGAGTTTTTTACCATTAACTTCTGCCATAACTGCAAGCCCTTTCCTCTCAAGTGCAACCTCTATATTTTCCTTCTGGTTTTCATTAAGACCTGTAAGAATTATATATTTATTGCCATATTCACCGCTCAATAAACGCGAAATTAGCTTCGCTACTATCTCATCAGCACATGAGTAATCAATTATTCCTACATTTGAAAAATCAAGAGCTATTATCGCACCATTCTTTTCTTTTTTAATATTTATCTCTATTTGATCCCTGATAATCTTGCCTGTCTGTCTTATCACAAGGTCATGTGAGCCATTTTGAAGTTTTTTCTTAAGTAGTTTATAGAGGTCGTATTTAGTCATGGTATAACTTGTTTGAATTAAAAATCCTCCTCAAGAAGCTGCCACTCTGCATAATCTTTTTTTCTTTCAGCAAGCTTTTTCCCTTTTAATGTAACTTTCTTTATTACAGGATGTGTCTTAACTGTGATATAAGCCCTTACAAGATTAGCAACCGTGGCTTCCTGAAAAACAAACTCTGTTCTGTCTTGAAGGACTATTGTAGTCCTTAAATGTTTATGTCCCTTAGGAATCTCAACAGTTAATTCTTTTATGTCTTCGTTATGTATGATCATTTCCTTATATCGCTCGAGTTACATAATTTTTTGAGATGTCGCTTATGTTGATTAATCATCACACATATATTCAATTGATTCAATTGAAACATATAATAGCTTTTTTGTCAACCAAAAAATGCAATTAAAATATGCCCAAATCCAGCGATAAAGAGGTGTCATTCCGAGCGGAGCGAGAAATCTCGTTGTTTAAGAAAAGATTGCCACTCATCTTTCAGGTGCTCGCAATGACACATATAGCAAGGGATTACGTTGCTTATTGCTGGATTTGAGATACTGATAATTTAACAATTACATCGACTTAAAGAAATTTTCGAGCAATGTCTGTATCATTTAGGTTAAAAGCTTGATTTCTTCGCTTATAGGAAAATATCTTTAATCCACGATGAGGTTTTCTGCTCTTAAATCCCCGATAACCACTGTAACTTTATTACCATGTTTGATAAATTTGCCTGGGTTTGCAAAAAAAATGAAATATGTTCTGTTAGCCTGTATCTGGTTTGTTGTTCGTAAGGCGCCAACTTTTGGTGGACTTGGAACGATAAATTTTGCACCACTTTTCTGATCAACGAGGTAAGGCTTTATTTTGCGGTCAAACAGATATTTCGCCTTCTCAGAGTTGATTACACGATAGCGAAAGTCGAGCATATAACCTGCAGCCGATAATCTTATGCCTTCAATTATTATCCCCCATCTTTCTTCTATGCTT
The DNA window shown above is from Nitrospirota bacterium and carries:
- the rmuC gene encoding DNA recombination protein RmuC; the encoded protein is MEIFLYFIVGAIIGGIIAWFIASSRLQRDYAEKISVIEKRASSAEARTEELRQQIQQRESEIMQIRNELDAERKVKVESLTRLDEAKKSFEEQKALIELMKTEMADTFNALSSAALKSSSEDFLRLASEHLGKVVTDTKGKLGEHQAAMDGMIKPLHDMLKRYEEQFRQIEENRHKAYGSLEQQLRSLASTHENLQKETSNLVSALRKPQVRGRWGEMQLKRVAELSGMSIHCDFTEQYSIDTEKGRIRPDMIVHLPMEREIVVDSKVSLEAYLDAVSAQTEDERKIKMEKHAQQVRTHMNKLSSKEYWSQFQKSPEFVVLFIPGESFLSSALEVDNNLIEDGIKKRVIIATPTTFIALLRAIAYGWRQEQLTKNAQVISDLGRQLYERMNILIQHFENIGVNLEKAIGAYNKAVASLETRVLPSVRRFRELGITSASEISVVEQIDQTPRNLNMLESESVRNNK
- a CDS encoding STAS-like domain-containing protein, giving the protein MTKYDLYKLLKKKLQNGSHDLVIRQTGKIIRDQIEINIKKEKNGAIIALDFSNVGIIDYSCADEIVAKLISRLLSGEYGNKYIILTGLNENQKENIEVALERKGLAVMAEVNGKKLLIGELNNYLRLTLDFIFKKRSITAKELSEALGIEMNTSGTRLLNLHKKRLVKRTDVIRNGGRIWVYEMI